A genome region from Perca fluviatilis chromosome 20, GENO_Pfluv_1.0, whole genome shotgun sequence includes the following:
- the sptssa gene encoding serine palmitoyltransferase small subunit A — MALGDCWKQLSWFYYQYLLVTALYMLEPWERTVFNSLLVSVAGMAVYTGYVFMPQHIMAILHYFEVVQ; from the exons ATGGCGCTGGGTGACTGTTGGAAGCAGTTATCCTGGTTTTACTACCAGTATCTTCTGGTGACGGCGCTCTACATGCTGGAGCCCTGGGAGAGGACGGTGTTCA ACTCGCTGCTGGTCTCGGTGGCCGGCATGGCCGTCTACACCGGCTACGTCTTCATGCCGCAGCACATCATGGCCATCCTGCACTACTTCGAAGTCGTCCAATGA
- the LOC120549760 gene encoding E2F-associated phosphoprotein isoform X3: protein MNKPQEDPYELEEPSDEERAESSSEDELDVLLNGTPEQKKKLIREYLTGESESSSGDEFEKEMEAELSSTIKTLEGTWAPSTAADTTARGGSSGPGPPNPQMYDEVYFDSDSEGEDAPSSSAGRRRRQRVILTNDELLYDPDKDDRDQAWVDARRRRYEVRKRPAAGSRSQPRQSQSLPSSDAVLNCPACMTTLCLDCQRHEKYRTQYRAMFVMNCAVKKDEVLRYKTQQEVKPKKNKRKRRAGPTPETAMDVTPDPAPAGMDADEVYHPVQCTECSTEVAVFDKDEVYHFFNILASHC from the exons ATGAATAAACCGCAGGAGGACCCGTATGAGCTCGAGGAGCCGAGTGACGAGGAGAGAGCTGAGAGCAG CTCGGAGGACGAGCTGGACGTGCTGCTGAACGGGACCCCggagcagaagaagaagctgaTCCGAGAGTACCTGACGGGCGAGAGCGAGTCGTCCAGCGGCGATGAGTTTGAGAAGGAGATGGAGGCGGAGCTCAGCTCCACCATCAAGACGCTGGAGGGCACCTGGGCGCCGTCTACCGCAG CAGACACCACAGCAAGAGGCGGCAGCAGCGGTCCTGGACCTCCGAACCCTCAGATGTACGATGAAGTGTACTTCGACTCTGACTCCGAGGGAGAGGACGCGCCGA GCAGCTCCGCTGGCCGGAGGCGGAGACAGCGCGTCATACTGACCAATGACGAGCTGCTGTACGACCCCGACAAGGACGACAGAGACCAGGCCTGGGTGGACGCCCGCAGGAGACG GTACGAGGTCAGAAAGCGGCCCGCTGCGGGGTCTCGGTCGCAGCCTCGGCAGTCCCAGAGTTTACCGAGCAGCGACGCCGTCCTCAACTGTCCCGCCTGCATGACCACGCTCTGCCTGGACTGTCAGAG GCATGAAAAGTACCGGACGCAGTACCGAGCCATGTTCGTCATGAACTGCGCGGTGAAGAAAGACGAGGTGTTGCGCTACAAAACGCAGCAGGAGGTGAAACCGAAGAAGAACAAGAGGAAGAGGCGAGCGGGACCGACGCCAGAAACGGCCATGGACGTGACTCCGGACCCGGCGCCGGCCGGGATGGACGCCGACGAGGTCTACCACCCGGTCCAGTGCACCGAGTGCTCCACCGAGGTGGCCGTGTTCGATAAAGACGAGGTGTACCACTTCTTCAACATCCTGGCCAGCCACTGCTGA
- the LOC120549760 gene encoding E2F-associated phosphoprotein isoform X4, with protein sequence MNKPQEDPYELEEPSDEERAESSSEDELDVLLNGTPEQKKKLIREYLTGESESSSGDEFEKEMEAELSSTIKTLEGTWAPSTADTTARGGSSGPGPPNPQMYDEVYFDSDSEGEDAPSSSAGRRRRQRVILTNDELLYDPDKDDRDQAWVDARRRRYEVRKRPAAGSRSQPRQSQSLPSSDAVLNCPACMTTLCLDCQRHEKYRTQYRAMFVMNCAVKKDEVLRYKTQQEVKPKKNKRKRRAGPTPETAMDVTPDPAPAGMDADEVYHPVQCTECSTEVAVFDKDEVYHFFNILASHC encoded by the exons ATGAATAAACCGCAGGAGGACCCGTATGAGCTCGAGGAGCCGAGTGACGAGGAGAGAGCTGAGAGCAG CTCGGAGGACGAGCTGGACGTGCTGCTGAACGGGACCCCggagcagaagaagaagctgaTCCGAGAGTACCTGACGGGCGAGAGCGAGTCGTCCAGCGGCGATGAGTTTGAGAAGGAGATGGAGGCGGAGCTCAGCTCCACCATCAAGACGCTGGAGGGCACCTGGGCGCCGTCTACCGCAG ACACCACAGCAAGAGGCGGCAGCAGCGGTCCTGGACCTCCGAACCCTCAGATGTACGATGAAGTGTACTTCGACTCTGACTCCGAGGGAGAGGACGCGCCGA GCAGCTCCGCTGGCCGGAGGCGGAGACAGCGCGTCATACTGACCAATGACGAGCTGCTGTACGACCCCGACAAGGACGACAGAGACCAGGCCTGGGTGGACGCCCGCAGGAGACG GTACGAGGTCAGAAAGCGGCCCGCTGCGGGGTCTCGGTCGCAGCCTCGGCAGTCCCAGAGTTTACCGAGCAGCGACGCCGTCCTCAACTGTCCCGCCTGCATGACCACGCTCTGCCTGGACTGTCAGAG GCATGAAAAGTACCGGACGCAGTACCGAGCCATGTTCGTCATGAACTGCGCGGTGAAGAAAGACGAGGTGTTGCGCTACAAAACGCAGCAGGAGGTGAAACCGAAGAAGAACAAGAGGAAGAGGCGAGCGGGACCGACGCCAGAAACGGCCATGGACGTGACTCCGGACCCGGCGCCGGCCGGGATGGACGCCGACGAGGTCTACCACCCGGTCCAGTGCACCGAGTGCTCCACCGAGGTGGCCGTGTTCGATAAAGACGAGGTGTACCACTTCTTCAACATCCTGGCCAGCCACTGCTGA
- the LOC120549760 gene encoding E2F-associated phosphoprotein isoform X2, translating into MNKPQEDPYELEEPSDEERAESSSEDELDVLLNGTPEQKKKLIREYLTGESESSSGDEFEKEMEAELSSTIKTLEGTWAPSTADTTARGGSSGPGPPNPQMYDEVYFDSDSEGEDAPSKHIGSSAGRRRRQRVILTNDELLYDPDKDDRDQAWVDARRRRYEVRKRPAAGSRSQPRQSQSLPSSDAVLNCPACMTTLCLDCQRHEKYRTQYRAMFVMNCAVKKDEVLRYKTQQEVKPKKNKRKRRAGPTPETAMDVTPDPAPAGMDADEVYHPVQCTECSTEVAVFDKDEVYHFFNILASHC; encoded by the exons ATGAATAAACCGCAGGAGGACCCGTATGAGCTCGAGGAGCCGAGTGACGAGGAGAGAGCTGAGAGCAG CTCGGAGGACGAGCTGGACGTGCTGCTGAACGGGACCCCggagcagaagaagaagctgaTCCGAGAGTACCTGACGGGCGAGAGCGAGTCGTCCAGCGGCGATGAGTTTGAGAAGGAGATGGAGGCGGAGCTCAGCTCCACCATCAAGACGCTGGAGGGCACCTGGGCGCCGTCTACCGCAG ACACCACAGCAAGAGGCGGCAGCAGCGGTCCTGGACCTCCGAACCCTCAGATGTACGATGAAGTGTACTTCGACTCTGACTCCGAGGGAGAGGACGCGCCGAGTAAGCATATAG GCAGCTCCGCTGGCCGGAGGCGGAGACAGCGCGTCATACTGACCAATGACGAGCTGCTGTACGACCCCGACAAGGACGACAGAGACCAGGCCTGGGTGGACGCCCGCAGGAGACG GTACGAGGTCAGAAAGCGGCCCGCTGCGGGGTCTCGGTCGCAGCCTCGGCAGTCCCAGAGTTTACCGAGCAGCGACGCCGTCCTCAACTGTCCCGCCTGCATGACCACGCTCTGCCTGGACTGTCAGAG GCATGAAAAGTACCGGACGCAGTACCGAGCCATGTTCGTCATGAACTGCGCGGTGAAGAAAGACGAGGTGTTGCGCTACAAAACGCAGCAGGAGGTGAAACCGAAGAAGAACAAGAGGAAGAGGCGAGCGGGACCGACGCCAGAAACGGCCATGGACGTGACTCCGGACCCGGCGCCGGCCGGGATGGACGCCGACGAGGTCTACCACCCGGTCCAGTGCACCGAGTGCTCCACCGAGGTGGCCGTGTTCGATAAAGACGAGGTGTACCACTTCTTCAACATCCTGGCCAGCCACTGCTGA
- the LOC120549760 gene encoding E2F-associated phosphoprotein isoform X1, producing the protein MNKPQEDPYELEEPSDEERAESSSEDELDVLLNGTPEQKKKLIREYLTGESESSSGDEFEKEMEAELSSTIKTLEGTWAPSTAADTTARGGSSGPGPPNPQMYDEVYFDSDSEGEDAPSKHIGSSAGRRRRQRVILTNDELLYDPDKDDRDQAWVDARRRRYEVRKRPAAGSRSQPRQSQSLPSSDAVLNCPACMTTLCLDCQRHEKYRTQYRAMFVMNCAVKKDEVLRYKTQQEVKPKKNKRKRRAGPTPETAMDVTPDPAPAGMDADEVYHPVQCTECSTEVAVFDKDEVYHFFNILASHC; encoded by the exons ATGAATAAACCGCAGGAGGACCCGTATGAGCTCGAGGAGCCGAGTGACGAGGAGAGAGCTGAGAGCAG CTCGGAGGACGAGCTGGACGTGCTGCTGAACGGGACCCCggagcagaagaagaagctgaTCCGAGAGTACCTGACGGGCGAGAGCGAGTCGTCCAGCGGCGATGAGTTTGAGAAGGAGATGGAGGCGGAGCTCAGCTCCACCATCAAGACGCTGGAGGGCACCTGGGCGCCGTCTACCGCAG CAGACACCACAGCAAGAGGCGGCAGCAGCGGTCCTGGACCTCCGAACCCTCAGATGTACGATGAAGTGTACTTCGACTCTGACTCCGAGGGAGAGGACGCGCCGAGTAAGCATATAG GCAGCTCCGCTGGCCGGAGGCGGAGACAGCGCGTCATACTGACCAATGACGAGCTGCTGTACGACCCCGACAAGGACGACAGAGACCAGGCCTGGGTGGACGCCCGCAGGAGACG GTACGAGGTCAGAAAGCGGCCCGCTGCGGGGTCTCGGTCGCAGCCTCGGCAGTCCCAGAGTTTACCGAGCAGCGACGCCGTCCTCAACTGTCCCGCCTGCATGACCACGCTCTGCCTGGACTGTCAGAG GCATGAAAAGTACCGGACGCAGTACCGAGCCATGTTCGTCATGAACTGCGCGGTGAAGAAAGACGAGGTGTTGCGCTACAAAACGCAGCAGGAGGTGAAACCGAAGAAGAACAAGAGGAAGAGGCGAGCGGGACCGACGCCAGAAACGGCCATGGACGTGACTCCGGACCCGGCGCCGGCCGGGATGGACGCCGACGAGGTCTACCACCCGGTCCAGTGCACCGAGTGCTCCACCGAGGTGGCCGTGTTCGATAAAGACGAGGTGTACCACTTCTTCAACATCCTGGCCAGCCACTGCTGA